A window from Dehalobacter sp. DCA encodes these proteins:
- a CDS encoding NUDIX hydrolase → MPSLYPEFKFCPVCSAALEYKLIEDKKRQSCPACDYIHWGEYSLGVGGLLLQDDKVLLVQRAHNPGKGRWTIPGGYVEQNEKITQAVVREVREETGILSKPVSILAVRDYPEDIPNVKHNIYIVFFLRGLGGQLKHDPVEVIQAGFYSLEDCRNLPIAPMSLEVITKAIEHTGKENPFPGLIHKEGVPVFGALSELFTLI, encoded by the coding sequence ATGCCGTCTCTTTATCCGGAATTTAAGTTTTGTCCCGTGTGTTCTGCCGCACTGGAGTATAAACTAATTGAAGACAAAAAGAGGCAAAGCTGCCCGGCCTGTGACTATATCCACTGGGGGGAATACTCCCTGGGCGTAGGCGGTCTTTTGCTTCAAGACGACAAAGTACTCCTCGTCCAAAGAGCGCATAACCCCGGTAAAGGAAGATGGACCATTCCCGGCGGCTATGTAGAACAGAATGAAAAAATTACCCAAGCGGTTGTCAGGGAAGTCCGTGAGGAAACCGGCATCCTGTCGAAGCCTGTAAGCATTCTGGCAGTCCGCGATTACCCTGAAGATATCCCGAACGTGAAACACAATATTTATATTGTCTTCTTTCTTCGCGGTCTGGGCGGTCAATTAAAACATGATCCGGTCGAGGTAATCCAGGCCGGTTTCTACTCGCTCGAAGATTGTCGTAATTTACCTATCGCCCCGATGAGTCTTGAAGTGATCACAAAAGCAATCGAACACACCGGAAAAGAAAATCCTTTCCCAGGACTAATTCACAAAGAAGGAGTCCCTGTATTTGGTGCGCTTTCCGAACTATTCACTTTAATCTAA
- a CDS encoding putative ABC transporter permease, whose product MLKRYLIYGLMGWSLEIIWTGLDSLIHGDFRLMGFTNLWMFFIYGSAAILEPLHDLISGWRWPLRGLVWLTAIWGIEYFSGLFLLKILGVYPWRYTDPLAINGLITLSYAPVWFIGGLLFERVHRKLDAFVILTNRYSER is encoded by the coding sequence ATGCTAAAACGATATTTAATTTACGGGCTGATGGGCTGGAGCCTCGAAATAATCTGGACAGGACTTGATTCTCTTATTCACGGGGATTTTCGGCTAATGGGCTTTACCAACCTTTGGATGTTTTTTATATATGGTTCCGCTGCTATTCTTGAACCTTTACACGATTTAATTTCAGGATGGAGGTGGCCTTTGAGGGGACTCGTTTGGCTCACAGCAATCTGGGGGATAGAATATTTTAGCGGTCTGTTTCTACTTAAAATTCTGGGGGTCTATCCTTGGCGGTATACGGATCCGCTGGCGATAAACGGACTCATTACACTCAGCTATGCCCCGGTATGGTTTATCGGCGGCCTTCTCTTTGAGCGGGTTCACCGTAAACTTGATGCTTTCGTTATACTCACAAACAGATATTCAGAAAGGTAA